ACACGGACGGAGAGATATCGGCAGACATTAATACTGGATCGGAAGATACTCGATCACCATGAGCGGCGAGGTCTACCAGGCGCAGGTCCTCCGGAACTTCTTCGAGACGATCACCGGACCGGACCGGAACCTGACCCGGATCTACATGTGCGTGATGAGCCTCGCCAAACTCCGGATGGAGTCCCCCGAACGGATGGCGTTCCTCGTGGACCAGCTCCGCAAATCAAAGCAGAAGCGGGAACTCTCCGTCGATCTCCTCGACTATATGTGCGACGTGGCGCGCGACCTCGAACTCGCCACGGTCCAGACCGCGTTCGGTGTGAAGGATATCAACGCGGCCGCGGACGAGTTCAGCGGGATCAGCCTGGACTCGCTCTGATTTTTTTGACGCCGGGAGAGGCATCAGATTTACCGGTCTATCTGATAGCCGAACTGGTGCTTAGGATTTTCAGAACATCAAAGCTTAAACACGCAGTCTCATGCGAAGTGCGAGCATAGCGAGCGTGAGCACGGAAGGTGCGAGCCACGAGGCTCCATCAGAAGCGGAGTGAGAGAAGCCGTCAGGCTTCGAAAAGGAGTTACACACTCATCTACCATTCTTCGCGGCTTCGCACCTTCGCGTGAGGCTGTAGCACTGCTCATAAATGACCATCTCACGCGAAGAAATGACCATCTCACGCGAAGCCGCGAAGAATGCGAATTTTACAGAGTTGTTAATGCTCCTCTTCGCGGCCTTCGCGCCTTCGCGTGATGCAACGCCGTATGGAGTCTGAGCACCGTAGGTGCGAGATACCGGGTGCGAAAGGGGGGACGGAAGGATTCCCCCGTCAGATCGCCGTGGCCTTCCAGGCCCCGCCGCGGTACATTGAGAAGAGGATGCCTGCCTGGAGGGTGACCCCGCAGACCACCGCGAGCCAGACCCCGACGATCCCGATACCGAGGAGACCGGGGAGGATGCACGCGAGCGGCACCTGGATGAGGGCCATCGAGACGAGGGTGGCATACATCGGCCTCTTCGTGTCCCCCGCTCCGTTGAGCGCGAAGCCGAGGATGATCGCGACGGCGAGAAGGACGTAGAACGGCGCGACCGTCTGCATATACGACATGCCGATCGCCGTACTCTCGCCGCTCGGGTCGAAGACCTCGATGATCGCAGGCCCGGCGAAGTAGAAGACCGCGCCGACAAGCGCCATGAACCCGCCGTTTATGAGCGCGGAGAGCCGCACCCCTGCTTCCGCCCGTTCGGGCTTTCTGGCGCCGAGGTTCTGGCCGACGATCACGGCCGTCGCCGTCGCGATACCGAACCCCGGCATGAGCGCGACCAGTTCGAGCCTGCCGACGATGCCGTAGGCGGAGAGGGCCGTGGTCCCGAAGACAGCGACGACTGCCATCATCGCAAGGAACGTGACGCTCCGGAGCCCGGACTGGATGGAGTTCGGGACGGCGACCCGGATAAGCCTCCAGGCGAGCGGGAACTCAAACTTCGTCCGGAGCGAGAAGGGGACCGGCGACCTCCCCGAGAGGAGCAGGCCGAACGCCACGACGAACGCCGCGCTCCGCGAGAGGATGGTGGCATATGCCGCCCCCGCGACGCCTAAGGCGGGGACCGCTCCGTAGCCGAAGATGAGGAGCGGGTCGAGGACGATATTGAGGATGTTTGCAAAGACCACGAGGAGCATGGGGGTGATGGCGTCGCCGCAACTCTGAAATGTTGAGTTGATCACCCAGAGCTCGACCAGCGTCACGCTGCCGGTAAAGAGGACCTTCAGGTAGGAAGCGCCGAGCAGGGCGACGGCCGGTTCGGCGCCGAGGAGGAGGAGCAGGTCTTCGGCAAAGAGGATGCCCACGATGCTGAGGGCGATCGAGAAGACGAGGCCGAGGATGAGGGTGTGCGAGATCCCCTTCGCCGCGATATCGTACTCCTTCGCCCCGTAATGGCGCGAGACGAAGGCAGTGTTTGCAGTGACGATCCCGATGATGATCGTCATCAGCACCATGACGACCGAGGTGCTCATGGCGACGCCGGCGATGGCCTCCTTTCCCAGCCGGCCGACGAAGAAGAGATCGACCAGCTCAAGGCCGCTCTGCAGGAAGTTCCCGGCCACGATCGGCGCCGCTACGATGAGGAGACCCCGAAAGAGGTCCCCTTCCGTCAGTTCGCTCATTCAGCCAGTTTTTCCTTGTAAGCGTCCAGGATCTGGAAGACGAACCGCTGGTGCTCCTCCAGTGCCTGCTCATCGTCCGGAGAGGTCTCTATCCCGACTGCGTAGAGCAGGACCAGCGCGTTGTCGAGATCGAGCGCTGCCGGGTCCTCGATCTGGTCCGGGCTGAGGCGGATGGCGAGGTCGTCGTAGTCTCCCGGAAGGAAGGTATGCACGGGGTTTGCCGTCACGCGGGAGTCGGCGAAGTCGCCGGCACGCTCCCGGAGGATCAGGAGAGCCCGTTCCAGCACGACGGGGCGCGGGGTAACCGTCTCGAGCCTGGCAAGTGCAGCCGTGCT
This portion of the Methanoculleus caldifontis genome encodes:
- a CDS encoding MATE family efflux transporter, translated to MSELTEGDLFRGLLIVAAPIVAGNFLQSGLELVDLFFVGRLGKEAIAGVAMSTSVVMVLMTIIIGIVTANTAFVSRHYGAKEYDIAAKGISHTLILGLVFSIALSIVGILFAEDLLLLLGAEPAVALLGASYLKVLFTGSVTLVELWVINSTFQSCGDAITPMLLVVFANILNIVLDPLLIFGYGAVPALGVAGAAYATILSRSAAFVVAFGLLLSGRSPVPFSLRTKFEFPLAWRLIRVAVPNSIQSGLRSVTFLAMMAVVAVFGTTALSAYGIVGRLELVALMPGFGIATATAVIVGQNLGARKPERAEAGVRLSALINGGFMALVGAVFYFAGPAIIEVFDPSGESTAIGMSYMQTVAPFYVLLAVAIILGFALNGAGDTKRPMYATLVSMALIQVPLACILPGLLGIGIVGVWLAVVCGVTLQAGILFSMYRGGAWKATAI